In Candidatus Cohnella colombiensis, one DNA window encodes the following:
- the pgmB gene encoding beta-phosphoglucomutase, whose translation MKPFVAPKPIYPLDQWKLIEERFEEQYRQRNETMFALGNGYIGMRGNFEENDAEQRREGVIGTYLNGFYDSEPIIYPEGAYGFAKNSQTMLNVADAKIFQIEIDGQRFGLYSGKVLDYRRELDMRTGELTRFVTWESDSGKQLRIVFRRIVSLNDKHLAAIRCEVTALNFTGQVALYSSINGEVSNQAASDDPRIGASFSGQVLQTESVGAEAGRLWIKQRTKHTGFVLYTSAAHTVEAGVVVLTEHSAVQQLATVKYVMQLKENETVAVVKSIAYYSSRDYSEKELAIKANQLLDEATSIQYSALQKKQIAFLNDFWKHADVQIEGDHALQQGIRYNAYQLLQSTGRDGKTNIGAKGLTGEGYEGHYFWDTETFVLPFFIYTNPKIARALLSYRSGTLDHARARAREMSQLGALYPWRTINGEETSAYYPAGTAQVHINADIIHGLKQYFGASGDEQFLLEHGAEMLFETARFWVDLGYHNERRGGQFCIDAVTGPDEYTAIVNNNVYTNVMAKDHLEFASQTYDWLKEQQHERFTELIEGIKLTPDEPQAWRRAAELMFIPYDEELGIVAQDDTFLQKKRWDFANTPEDRYPLLLHYHPLVIYRHQVLKQADVVLALFLQSHRFSLAEKIRNYNFYEQITTHDSSLSPCIHSIVATEIGYVDKAYEYFMRTVRMDLDDLNGNVADGLHTASMAGSWLSIVNGFAGMRDDGDTLSFKPIVPKGWQGYRFRITYHERLIDIKVTSSAATYRLLEGQPLSIVHRSHELELVVGNDVEVSMDHPLEAVLFDLDGVITDTAEFHYEAWKHIANELKLPFNRELNEQLKGVGRLESLDIILGTAGATLTKEDKQQLATRKNEIYMQLVDQMKPTHLLPGIMDLLQQLKEKGLKLAIASASRNAVTVLNKLQIIDFFDIIVDPDSLQKGKPDPEIFIKAAEQLGVDVESCIAIEDSFSGIAAIKAANMVAIGVGDSDVLKQANVVVSDTEQLTLALLVNSWKA comes from the coding sequence ATGAAGCCATTCGTTGCACCAAAACCAATCTATCCATTGGACCAGTGGAAATTGATTGAGGAACGCTTTGAGGAACAGTACCGTCAGCGCAATGAAACGATGTTTGCGTTAGGCAATGGATATATCGGTATGCGAGGTAATTTTGAGGAAAATGATGCAGAACAACGCCGTGAAGGTGTAATTGGAACGTATTTGAACGGTTTCTACGATTCAGAGCCGATCATTTACCCTGAAGGTGCATACGGATTTGCGAAAAATAGTCAAACGATGCTGAATGTGGCAGATGCAAAAATTTTCCAGATCGAGATTGATGGACAACGCTTCGGCTTATATTCGGGCAAGGTGCTAGATTATCGTCGAGAGCTGGATATGCGTACGGGTGAGCTTACACGATTCGTAACATGGGAGTCGGATTCGGGCAAACAATTACGGATTGTATTTCGTCGCATCGTCAGTTTGAATGATAAGCACCTTGCTGCGATCCGATGCGAAGTTACTGCACTTAACTTCACAGGGCAAGTTGCACTGTACTCTTCTATTAATGGAGAGGTAAGCAATCAAGCTGCTTCTGATGACCCACGAATCGGTGCTTCGTTCTCAGGTCAAGTGCTACAGACGGAAAGCGTAGGAGCTGAAGCTGGTAGGCTGTGGATCAAGCAACGGACGAAGCATACGGGCTTTGTGCTATATACATCAGCCGCGCATACAGTTGAAGCGGGAGTCGTTGTATTAACAGAGCATAGTGCAGTGCAACAGTTAGCTACTGTTAAGTATGTGATGCAACTTAAAGAGAATGAAACCGTTGCTGTGGTCAAATCGATTGCTTACTATTCGTCGCGTGATTATTCAGAGAAAGAGTTAGCTATCAAGGCGAATCAATTGCTAGATGAGGCGACTAGCATCCAATATTCAGCGTTACAGAAAAAGCAAATCGCATTTCTGAACGATTTTTGGAAGCATGCGGATGTCCAAATTGAGGGCGATCATGCGCTTCAGCAAGGAATTCGTTACAACGCCTATCAATTGCTTCAATCGACTGGACGAGATGGCAAAACGAACATCGGAGCGAAAGGTTTAACGGGCGAAGGTTACGAGGGGCATTACTTTTGGGATACGGAAACATTCGTGCTTCCATTCTTTATCTACACAAATCCGAAGATTGCTAGAGCATTGCTCAGTTATCGCTCCGGCACACTTGATCATGCTAGAGCTAGAGCAAGAGAGATGTCTCAGCTAGGAGCATTGTATCCGTGGAGAACGATCAATGGGGAAGAGACGTCTGCTTATTATCCTGCTGGGACAGCACAGGTTCACATTAATGCAGACATTATTCATGGTTTGAAGCAATACTTCGGTGCGTCTGGCGACGAACAGTTTTTATTAGAGCATGGAGCCGAGATGCTGTTCGAAACCGCGCGTTTTTGGGTAGATCTCGGATATCATAACGAACGACGTGGCGGTCAGTTTTGCATTGATGCTGTTACTGGGCCAGATGAATATACGGCGATCGTCAATAACAATGTATATACGAATGTGATGGCAAAGGATCATCTCGAATTTGCATCGCAAACATATGATTGGTTGAAGGAACAGCAGCATGAACGATTCACTGAATTGATAGAGGGTATTAAGCTAACTCCGGATGAGCCACAGGCTTGGCGACGAGCTGCCGAGCTAATGTTCATTCCATACGATGAAGAGCTTGGCATCGTAGCTCAAGACGATACATTTCTACAGAAGAAGAGATGGGATTTTGCGAATACGCCAGAAGATCGCTATCCGCTACTGCTCCATTATCACCCGCTCGTCATTTACCGTCATCAGGTGCTTAAGCAAGCGGACGTCGTACTCGCCTTATTTTTACAAAGTCATCGGTTTTCTCTTGCCGAGAAAATTAGAAATTATAATTTCTATGAACAAATTACGACGCATGATTCATCGTTGTCTCCGTGTATTCACAGCATTGTTGCTACAGAAATCGGATACGTGGATAAAGCCTATGAATATTTCATGCGTACAGTAAGAATGGACTTAGACGATTTGAATGGAAATGTGGCAGATGGGCTACATACTGCATCTATGGCAGGCTCATGGCTGTCGATTGTGAATGGATTTGCTGGTATGAGAGACGATGGCGACACGCTCAGCTTTAAGCCAATTGTTCCGAAGGGGTGGCAAGGCTATCGCTTTAGAATTACGTATCATGAGCGTTTAATCGACATTAAGGTCACATCAAGTGCTGCTACGTACCGGTTATTGGAAGGGCAGCCATTGTCGATCGTTCATCGATCCCATGAGCTTGAATTAGTTGTCGGTAATGATGTGGAAGTTAGTATGGATCATCCGTTAGAAGCAGTTCTCTTTGATTTAGATGGCGTAATCACGGATACAGCGGAGTTCCATTACGAAGCGTGGAAGCACATTGCAAATGAACTTAAGCTACCCTTCAATCGGGAGCTGAACGAGCAGCTTAAAGGCGTTGGTCGACTGGAGTCATTGGACATTATTTTAGGTACTGCTGGAGCGACCCTTACGAAGGAAGATAAGCAGCAATTGGCTACGCGCAAAAATGAGATCTACATGCAATTGGTCGATCAGATGAAACCGACGCACCTGTTGCCAGGCATCATGGATTTGCTTCAGCAGTTGAAGGAGAAGGGCTTGAAGCTTGCGATCGCATCGGCAAGTCGGAACGCGGTTACGGTGTTGAACAAGCTTCAGATTATTGACTTTTTTGATATCATTGTTGATCCAGATTCGTTGCAGAAGGGTAAGCCTGATCCTGAAATATTTATAAAAGCTGCAGAACAGCTAGGTGTAGATGTGGAAAGCTGTATTGCGATTGAAGATTCGTTCTCAGGCATAGCTGCAATAAAAGCCGCGAATATGGTCGCCATAGGTGTGGGAGACTCTGATGTGTTAAAGCAAGCTAACGTAGTCGTAAGTGATACCGAGCAATTAACGTTGGCATTACTTGTGAATAGCTGGAAAGCATAA
- a CDS encoding alpha-N-arabinofuranosidase — MSNTAKMIVDKDFIISTIDNRLYGSFIEHLGRAVYGGIYEPGHPQADEQGFRKDVLSLIQALRVPIIRYPGGNFVSGYDWKDGIGPKDQRPDRLELAWRTVEPNQFGLNEFVDWSRIAGTDVMWAINLGTQGIDDARNIVEYANHRSGSYWSDLRIQHGYTNPHSIKTWCLGNEMDGPWQIGHKNAVEYGRIACESAKVMKWVDPTIELVACGSSGSGMATYPEWEAIVLDHTYEHVDYLSLHSYYGNHENDTATFLGRSLEMEDFIRSVSATCDYIKSKKRSKKKLSLSFDEWNVWFHSNEADKKIEPWQIAPPQLEDVYTMEDALVVGCLLIALLKHSDRVRMACLAQLVNVIAPIMTENGGAAWAQTIYYPYMHASIYGRGQALVPLIQSPKYDTNTITDIPYLESIAVYNEEASEVTIFAVNRDLTNSLPLEVDLRSFGNCTILEHLVLENSDLKATNTSAQPNRVQPHNSGNAKSDGNRINASLSKASWNVIRVSLH; from the coding sequence ATGTCAAACACAGCGAAAATGATCGTCGACAAAGATTTCATAATTAGTACTATTGATAACCGTCTATATGGCTCGTTCATTGAGCACCTTGGTCGCGCAGTTTACGGAGGAATCTATGAGCCCGGTCACCCTCAAGCAGATGAACAAGGGTTCCGTAAAGACGTCCTTTCGCTTATCCAAGCACTTCGCGTGCCCATTATCCGCTATCCAGGTGGCAACTTCGTATCCGGTTACGATTGGAAAGACGGGATTGGTCCAAAGGATCAGCGACCTGACCGATTGGAGCTTGCATGGCGCACAGTTGAACCGAATCAATTCGGGTTGAATGAATTTGTGGACTGGAGCCGTATCGCAGGAACCGATGTCATGTGGGCAATTAACCTCGGTACGCAAGGCATCGATGATGCTCGCAACATTGTGGAATATGCTAATCATCGCTCTGGCTCCTATTGGAGCGATCTGCGGATTCAACATGGCTATACGAACCCACATTCGATCAAAACATGGTGTCTCGGCAATGAGATGGATGGGCCGTGGCAGATCGGTCATAAAAATGCGGTCGAATACGGTCGTATCGCTTGCGAATCAGCCAAGGTGATGAAATGGGTTGATCCTACAATTGAACTCGTAGCTTGTGGTAGCTCTGGCAGTGGCATGGCAACCTACCCAGAATGGGAAGCAATCGTCCTCGATCATACGTATGAGCACGTCGACTACTTATCTCTTCATAGCTATTACGGTAATCATGAGAACGACACCGCGACCTTTCTTGGACGCTCGCTTGAAATGGAGGATTTTATTCGAAGTGTCTCAGCTACCTGTGATTATATTAAATCGAAAAAGCGCAGTAAGAAGAAGCTGTCCCTCTCCTTCGATGAATGGAACGTTTGGTTTCACTCTAACGAAGCGGACAAGAAGATCGAACCTTGGCAAATTGCGCCACCGCAGCTTGAAGATGTTTACACGATGGAAGATGCGCTCGTCGTAGGTTGCTTGCTCATCGCCCTGCTGAAGCATTCCGATCGCGTGAGAATGGCTTGTCTTGCACAGCTTGTCAACGTAATCGCACCGATCATGACAGAGAACGGCGGTGCAGCATGGGCACAAACAATCTACTACCCTTACATGCATGCATCCATTTACGGACGTGGCCAAGCGCTAGTTCCACTCATTCAGTCACCAAAGTATGATACGAATACGATTACCGATATTCCTTATCTGGAGTCGATCGCGGTATATAATGAAGAAGCTTCAGAAGTAACGATCTTCGCGGTGAACCGCGACTTAACTAATTCATTACCGCTTGAAGTTGATTTGCGCAGTTTCGGTAATTGCACAATATTAGAGCATTTGGTATTGGAAAATAGCGATCTAAAAGCAACAAATACCTCAGCTCAGCCGAACCGTGTTCAGCCACACAACAGTGGAAATGCCAAGTCAGATGGCAATCGAATCAATGCAAGTTTAAGCAAAGCATCTTGGAATGTGATTCGAGTAAGTTTGCATTAA